One genomic region from Amycolatopsis sp. FBCC-B4732 encodes:
- a CDS encoding low temperature requirement protein A, with product MTEQPLRPEIRVWRRPMRSRDRSEHHRVATPLELLFDLCFVVAVGQAAAQLHHALAEGHTAHGVLSFAMVFFAIWWGWLNFSWFASAFDTDDVPYRLATLVQIAGGLTVAAAVSSAFEGDFRLMVAGYVLMRLALVVQWLRAARSDPSCRPAALRYAAGIAGVQVLWVAFLWVPHGAQLPAFVVFAVLEMAVPVWAERRHGTTWHPHHIAERYGLFTLIVLGEVILSATNALKEGTAEPGHLGALISLAAAALVLVFSMWWLYFDRPGHARLVRRPTMFTSMSWGYGHYFIFASAAAVGAGLEVAVAYDTGALHDLGGVAAAMATTVPVAVFLLSVWLLHIGPTNECRPIAIGFPVTAVLVLAASFTPAPVHVTAVLAAALVALTVVATHGEPQPR from the coding sequence ATGACCGAGCAGCCGTTGCGCCCGGAGATCCGGGTGTGGCGCCGCCCCATGCGATCGCGGGACCGTAGTGAGCACCACCGCGTCGCGACGCCGCTGGAACTCCTGTTCGACCTCTGCTTCGTGGTCGCGGTCGGCCAGGCGGCCGCGCAGCTGCACCACGCGCTGGCCGAAGGCCACACCGCCCACGGCGTCCTGTCGTTCGCGATGGTGTTCTTCGCGATCTGGTGGGGCTGGCTGAACTTCAGCTGGTTCGCCTCGGCGTTCGACACCGACGACGTGCCGTACCGGCTGGCGACGCTCGTGCAGATCGCCGGCGGGCTGACCGTCGCGGCGGCCGTGTCGAGCGCCTTCGAAGGCGACTTCCGGCTGATGGTCGCCGGCTACGTCCTGATGCGGCTGGCGCTGGTGGTCCAGTGGCTGCGCGCCGCGCGGTCCGACCCGTCGTGCCGTCCGGCCGCCCTGCGGTACGCGGCCGGCATCGCGGGGGTGCAGGTCCTGTGGGTCGCGTTCCTGTGGGTGCCGCACGGTGCCCAGCTGCCCGCGTTCGTCGTGTTCGCCGTCCTGGAGATGGCCGTGCCGGTGTGGGCGGAACGCCGGCACGGCACAACGTGGCACCCGCACCACATCGCCGAGCGGTACGGCCTGTTCACCTTGATCGTGCTCGGCGAGGTGATCCTCAGCGCGACGAACGCGCTCAAGGAGGGGACCGCGGAGCCGGGCCACCTCGGCGCGCTGATCTCGCTGGCCGCGGCCGCGCTCGTCCTGGTGTTCTCGATGTGGTGGCTGTACTTCGACCGCCCCGGCCACGCGCGGCTCGTCCGCCGCCCGACCATGTTCACGTCGATGAGCTGGGGCTACGGCCACTACTTCATTTTCGCGTCGGCCGCGGCGGTGGGCGCGGGGCTCGAGGTGGCGGTCGCCTACGACACGGGCGCGCTGCACGACCTCGGCGGCGTGGCCGCGGCGATGGCCACGACGGTGCCGGTCGCGGTCTTCCTGCTGAGCGTGTGGCTGCTGCACATCGGCCCGACCAACGAGTGCCGCCCGATCGCCATCGGGTTCCCGGTGACGGCGGTCCTCGTCCTGGCGGCGTCGTTCACGCCGGCGCCCGTCCACGTGACCGCCGTGCTGGCGGCCGCGCTCGTCGCGCTGACGGTCGTCGCGACGCACGGGGAGCCGCAGCCGCGGTGA
- a CDS encoding MFS transporter — translation MTHEPDPRRWKALAVSLTAGFMGLLDVSIVNVALPSMQSGLHASSGGIRWVVSGYALAFGLVLVTGGRLGDAFGRRNMFLGALAAFVVTSALAGAAPNETTLVLARLAQGIAAGMLTPQNTGLIQDLFRGAERGRAFGMFGAVVGISTAVGPILGGAIIAVFGAEDGWRWVFYVNVPIGVLAFALALRLLPRSEKKQLKIRSEIDFAGIVLLAVAVLGVLLPVVESDDDGLARLWWLFPIALVFGVAFIRWEHSVSRRGRTPLLDTRLFTGTPGYATGAAVGALYFCGFAGIWLVFAMFFQQGLGYSPLQSGLSVTPFALGSAVSAAVAGRLVPRFGRRLTVTGLGMVALGLLLVALLAELVPPASSGWAFALPLLFAGVGGGMVISPNTTLTLECVPVRMAGVAGGALQTGQRIGTAIGTAVLASVFGAVVGTGSAYPVALTVALSCAAVLTCGALALAVAELRARRHRASVEEREAREAHSSAADVQRG, via the coding sequence ATGACCCACGAACCCGACCCCCGCCGCTGGAAAGCGCTCGCCGTCTCGCTGACGGCCGGGTTCATGGGGCTGCTCGACGTCAGCATCGTCAACGTCGCCCTCCCGTCGATGCAGTCCGGGCTGCACGCGAGCAGCGGCGGGATCCGCTGGGTCGTGTCCGGGTACGCGCTGGCGTTCGGGCTGGTCCTGGTCACCGGCGGCCGGCTCGGGGACGCGTTCGGCCGCCGGAACATGTTCCTCGGCGCCCTCGCCGCCTTCGTCGTCACGAGCGCGCTGGCCGGCGCGGCCCCGAACGAGACGACGCTCGTGCTCGCCCGCCTCGCCCAGGGCATCGCGGCGGGCATGCTGACCCCGCAGAACACCGGCCTGATCCAGGATCTCTTCCGCGGCGCCGAGCGCGGCCGGGCGTTCGGGATGTTCGGCGCCGTCGTCGGGATCTCCACGGCGGTCGGCCCGATCCTCGGCGGCGCCATCATCGCCGTCTTCGGCGCCGAGGACGGCTGGCGCTGGGTGTTCTACGTCAACGTCCCGATCGGCGTGCTCGCGTTCGCGCTGGCCCTGCGGCTGCTGCCGCGCAGTGAGAAGAAACAGCTCAAGATCCGGTCGGAGATCGATTTCGCGGGCATCGTGCTGCTCGCGGTCGCGGTGCTCGGCGTGCTGCTGCCGGTCGTCGAATCGGACGACGACGGCCTGGCGCGCCTGTGGTGGCTGTTCCCGATCGCCCTGGTCTTCGGCGTCGCCTTCATCCGCTGGGAGCACTCGGTGTCCCGGCGCGGCCGGACGCCGCTGCTGGACACACGGCTGTTCACCGGCACCCCCGGCTACGCGACCGGCGCGGCGGTCGGCGCGCTCTACTTCTGCGGGTTCGCCGGGATCTGGCTGGTCTTCGCCATGTTCTTCCAGCAAGGCCTCGGCTACTCGCCCCTGCAGTCCGGGCTTTCGGTGACGCCGTTCGCGCTCGGCTCGGCGGTGTCGGCGGCCGTCGCCGGGCGGCTGGTGCCCCGCTTCGGCAGGCGGCTCACCGTCACCGGGCTGGGCATGGTCGCCCTCGGCCTGCTCCTCGTCGCGCTGCTCGCCGAGCTGGTCCCGCCCGCGTCGTCCGGCTGGGCGTTCGCGCTGCCGCTGCTGTTCGCCGGCGTGGGCGGCGGGATGGTGATCTCGCCGAACACGACGTTGACGCTCGAATGCGTGCCGGTCCGGATGGCCGGCGTCGCGGGTGGCGCGCTGCAGACCGGGCAGCGGATCGGCACCGCGATCGGCACCGCGGTGCTCGCTTCGGTGTTCGGCGCGGTCGTGGGCACGGGCTCGGCCTACCCGGTCGCGCTGACCGTCGCGCTCAGCTGCGCGGCCGTCCTGACGTGCGGCGCGCTGGCGCTGGCGGTCGCCGAGCTCCGGGCGCGCCGGCACCGCGCCTCGGTAGAAGAGCGCGAAGCGCGGGAGGCGCACAGCTCGGCCGCGGACGTCCAGCGGGGCTGA